In the genome of Ptychodera flava strain L36383 unplaced genomic scaffold, AS_Pfla_20210202 Scaffold_50__1_contigs__length_938362_pilon, whole genome shotgun sequence, one region contains:
- the LOC139128360 gene encoding uncharacterized protein — protein sequence MSVTNPVTKQQENRVALLKSLEKKQDKLNTFIGTVGTKLLMIANQHLQSETTKVEGSHTRTFYIACKNYICGVEFMASCSNLFDMQPSEDQFGLATDMATEIQSLVLQHTTDQVILQTQSSSEQHLHARVGLSEDSKGKVRYIAGMCIAKTKYKYKNLVRTHMYNKPHEAQYYHQHVDALEHLEDSYLSLSETSPHIKSLQAIQRKQNVRSSLCHVRDDTFKFFVELEEKRVQRETVLKRTGVEASTLQQIEDAMLADRDLFQTWTELFKKLTATSEMPDDEDSSSHINVCRAILDEVCNGVEVVYNLYSAVVSRYINVTNSQLRKDLLMDLNRKKTIAHRKAVLESKKKRSDKNQFNMAMLQGDQSQNKCSSHYKLKSILINDKTFLEHSNFTKNDLKLLCQAYGVQYTSRTTKQGLSNALAAMICDVNEMANSAVFDVGTSSQSSKTTSIESAQRGKRQLSTASKDFPEQSRSETSQKRHKKKAKEDPPEQEELCAGCGTAGEEEDQWLCCDKCNLWYHRECSGLILPMQWEAVTSPGVEWICSECGDL from the coding sequence ATGTCGGTAACAAATCCTGTTACAAAACAGCAAGAAAACCGGGTTGCTCTCTTAAAGTCCCTGGAAAAGAAGCAGGACAAATTGAATACCTTTATTGGCACAGTTGGCACCAAACTACTCATGATTGCAAACCAGCATCTTCAAAGTGAAACCACCAAAGTTGAGGGAAGCCATACTCGAACATTTTATATTGCCTGCAAGAATTATATCTGTGGAGTAGAATTCATGGCATCATGCAGCAACTTATTTGATATGCAGCCATCAGAAGACCAGTTTGGGCTTGCTACAGACATGGCTACTGAAATTCAAAGTCTGGTATTGCAGCACACTACTGACCAGGTAATACTTCAGACACAGTCTAGCTCTGAACAACATTTGCATGCACGTGTCGGTTTATCTGAAGATTCTAAAGGAAAGGTACGCTACATCGCAGGGATGTGTATTGCAAAAACTAAATACAAGTATAAAAATCTAGTCAGAACTCACATGTACAACAAACCTCATGAAGCACAATATTACCATCAACATGTGGATGCCCTTGAACATCTGGAAGACAGTTATTTATCCTTGTCAGAAACCTCACCacatatcaaatcattacaagCAATACAGAGAAAGCAGAATGTAAGAAGTAGCCTATGCCACGTTAGAGATGACACGTTCAAGTTTTTCGTTGAACTCGAGGAAAAAAGAGTCCAACGAGAAACTGTCTTAAAAAGGACGGGTGTTGAAGCAAGTACCCTACAGCAAATAGAAGACGCCATGCTAGCTGACAGAGACTTGTTCCAAACTTGGACCGAATTGTTCAAGAAATTAACCGCCACTTCTGAGATGCCTGATGATGAAGACAGTAGCTCACATATAAATGTTTGCAGGGCCATACTAGATGAAGTATGTAATGGTGTTGAAGTTGTGTACAACTTGTACAGTGCGGTAGTCTCTAGGTATATTAATGTAACAAACAGTCAACTTCGCAAGGACCTGTTAATGGATCTCAACAGAAAGAAGACAATTGCACACCGAAAAGCTGTACTTGAATCAAAAAAGAAGAGGAGTGATAAGAACCAATTTAACATGGCTATGCTCCAAGGAGATCAGTCCCAGAATAAATGTTCTTCCCATTATAAATTAAAGTCAATACTCATTAATGATAAGACTTTCCTAGAACAcagtaattttaccaaaaatgacctTAAACTACTGTGTCAAGCCTATGGGGTTCAGTATACCAGTAGAACAACAAAGCAAGGATTGTCTAATGCACTGGCAGCCATGATATGTGATGTGAATGAGATGGCAAACTCTGCAGTATTTGATGTGGGAACATCATCACAATCCAGTAAAACTACTTCAATAGAAAGCGCACAAAGAGGGAAAAGGCAACTATCAACAGCCAGTAAAGACTTCCCCGAACAATCCCGGTCTGAAACATCACAGAAAAGACATAAAAAGAAAGCAAAGGAGGATCCACCTGAACAAGAGGAGTTGTGTGCTGGTTGTGGAACTGCAGGTGAAGAAGAGGATCAGTGGCTGTGTTGTGACAAGTGTAATCTTTGGTATCACAGAGAATGTTCAGGTCTCATTTTACCTATGCAGTGGGAAGCTGTCACATCTCCAGGAGTAGAATGGATTTGCTCTGAGTGTGGAGACCTCTGA